One segment of Marvinbryantia formatexigens DSM 14469 DNA contains the following:
- the coaD gene encoding pantetheine-phosphate adenylyltransferase, giving the protein MKRAVYPGSFDPVTFGHLDIIRRSAALVDELIVGVLQNNNKKPLFSSLERVKILLEVTKDMSNVRVEAFTGLSIDFVKKCDAQFLVRGLRAITDFDYELQMAQTNRIMAPDIDTIFLTTSLEYAYLSSSTVKEVAYYGGDISKFVPSGVVRAILEKMHPENK; this is encoded by the coding sequence ATGAAAAGAGCCGTTTACCCTGGCAGCTTTGACCCGGTTACCTTCGGGCATCTGGATATTATCCGTCGCTCGGCGGCGCTCGTGGACGAGCTGATCGTCGGTGTTTTACAGAATAATAATAAAAAGCCGTTGTTTTCTTCGCTGGAACGTGTTAAGATACTACTTGAAGTAACAAAAGATATGAGTAATGTCCGCGTGGAGGCGTTCACCGGACTTTCCATTGATTTTGTAAAGAAATGCGACGCGCAGTTTCTTGTCAGAGGGCTGCGCGCTATTACAGATTTCGATTATGAACTTCAGATGGCGCAGACAAACCGCATTATGGCGCCGGATATTGACACCATTTTTCTGACGACCAGTCTGGAATATGCTTATTTAAGCTCTTCTACCGTTAAGGAGGTTGCATATTATGGAGGAGATATCAGTAAGTTTGTTCCTTCCGGGGTTGTGAGGGCAATCCTTGAGAAG
- a CDS encoding Asp23/Gls24 family envelope stress response protein yields the protein MKGRMDNALGTISIDKDVIATYAGSVAVECFGIVGMAAVSMKDGLVRLLKRDSLKHGINVTVGEDNRISLDFHVIVSYGVSISAVAENLISNVKYQVEEFTGMEIDKINIAVEGVRVID from the coding sequence ATGAAAGGTCGTATGGATAATGCACTGGGGACCATCTCCATTGATAAAGATGTTATTGCAACCTATGCGGGCAGCGTTGCCGTGGAATGCTTCGGAATCGTCGGCATGGCGGCGGTAAGCATGAAGGATGGTCTTGTAAGACTTTTGAAGCGTGACAGCTTAAAACACGGTATTAATGTCACCGTTGGTGAGGACAACCGGATTTCTCTGGATTTTCATGTCATCGTCTCTTACGGTGTCAGCATTTCTGCAGTGGCGGAAAATCTGATAAGCAATGTAAAGTACCAGGTGGAGGAATTTACCGGTATGGAGATCGATAAAATAAATATTGCCGTAGAAGGCGTAAGAGTGATTGATTAA
- a CDS encoding methylglyoxal synthase has protein sequence MNIGVIAHNSKKSLMENFCLAYKRILSKHELYATGITGRRIEEVTKLKVHKFLPGSVGGDKQFTEMIERNSMDMVIFFYNPIIQDPRQADIERITRCCDKYNIPIATNIATAESLILGLDHGDLEWRSII, from the coding sequence ATGAATATTGGGGTAATCGCACACAACAGTAAAAAAAGTCTGATGGAAAACTTCTGCCTGGCATATAAACGGATTCTGAGCAAGCATGAGCTGTATGCGACAGGCATCACCGGGCGGAGAATCGAGGAAGTGACCAAGCTGAAGGTCCACAAATTCCTGCCGGGCAGCGTCGGCGGAGACAAGCAGTTTACGGAAATGATTGAGCGCAACAGCATGGATATGGTAATTTTCTTCTATAATCCGATTATACAGGACCCGCGTCAGGCGGATATCGAGCGGATTACCAGATGCTGCGATAAATACAATATCCCGATTGCGACGAACATTGCGACGGCTGAGTCCCTGATTCTCGGACTGGACCACGGCGACCTGGAATGGCGGAGCATCATCTGA
- a CDS encoding alpha/beta-type small acid-soluble spore protein has product MSSKSSNTAAVPEAKGALDRFKFEVASELGVPLTDGYNGNLTSRQNGSVGGYMVKKMIEAQEKQMSAQNGTTML; this is encoded by the coding sequence ATGTCAAGTAAATCTTCTAACACAGCAGCAGTACCGGAGGCGAAGGGAGCACTGGACCGTTTCAAATTTGAAGTTGCGAGCGAGCTCGGCGTACCGTTAACAGACGGATACAACGGCAATCTGACATCCAGACAGAACGGTTCCGTAGGCGGATATATGGTTAAGAAAATGATTGAAGCACAGGAAAAACAGATGTCCGCGCAGAACGGCACAACCATGCTCTAA
- the rpmB gene encoding 50S ribosomal protein L28 produces the protein MARCAICDKGAHFGNNVSHSHRRSNRMWKSNIKSVKVKVNGAAKKMYVCTSCLRSGKVERA, from the coding sequence ATGGCCAGATGTGCAATTTGTGATAAGGGCGCTCATTTCGGAAACAACGTGAGCCACTCTCATAGAAGATCCAACAGGATGTGGAAATCCAACATCAAGTCAGTAAAAGTTAAAGTAAACGGAGCCGCTAAGAAGATGTACGTTTGTACTTCCTGCTTAAGGTCCGGTAAAGTAGAAAGAGCATAA
- a CDS encoding DUF6465 family protein: MAARRTAVKEAAAAAEEKTAKTAKTTAAKTEKKTVKPAAAKVEAEEKTVNAAEEKPAAKKAPAKKAALKETVILQFAGRETDYADVMKKVKEYWTKELKKKVGDMASVTIYLKPEEGKAYFVINGDVTGSVEL, encoded by the coding sequence ATGGCTGCAAGAAGAACGGCTGTAAAGGAAGCTGCCGCAGCGGCAGAGGAAAAGACAGCAAAGACAGCAAAAACGACTGCCGCAAAGACGGAAAAGAAAACAGTAAAACCGGCCGCGGCAAAGGTGGAGGCAGAGGAAAAGACCGTGAATGCGGCTGAGGAAAAACCGGCTGCAAAGAAGGCTCCGGCGAAAAAGGCGGCGCTGAAAGAGACGGTTATTCTGCAGTTTGCCGGAAGAGAAACGGATTACGCCGATGTTATGAAGAAGGTAAAGGAATACTGGACCAAAGAGCTGAAAAAAAAGGTTGGCGATATGGCTTCCGTTACCATTTATCTGAAACCGGAAGAGGGCAAAGCTTATTTTGTAATCAACGGAGACGTTACCGGCAGCGTGGAGCTGTAA
- a CDS encoding DAK2 domain-containing protein, translated as MGRNTIDAQLCAKMFLAGASNLEANKEWINELNVFPVPDGDTGTNMTLTIMSAAKEVASLEELNLETLAKAISSGSLRGARGNSGVILSQLLRGFTKVIKYEKEITTELIVEAFQKAVATAYKAVMKPKEGTILTVAKGFAEKASELASEGAEMEEVLGGALAHAEEVLAQTPELLPVLKEAGVVDSGGQGLIQVLKGAFDAYLGKEVNYVIEGQEKTSGAGAEVSVEAQAEIKFGYCTEFIIRTRKPMDEAEELAFKAFLESIGDSIVVVADEDIVKVHVHTNEPGVAITKALTYGELSRMKIDNMREEHQEKLIKDASKHAQEEAKAEKPEKPAMPHKENGFISVSIGEGIGEIFKGLGVDYLIEGGQTMNPSTEDMLNAIDQVNADTIYILPNNKNIILAANQAQALTKDKQIVVIPTRTVPQGISAIINFAPDKSAEENKEAMTEGLSMIKTGQITYAVRDTHIDDKTIHEGDIMGIGDHSILAVGNDIAAVTEETVSLMMDEDSELISVYYGSDVTEEDAQAVGKELKEKYPDCEVEVYSGGQPIYYYVVSVE; from the coding sequence GTGGGTAGAAATACAATCGACGCACAACTGTGCGCAAAAATGTTTTTGGCTGGTGCCAGCAACCTGGAAGCAAATAAGGAGTGGATCAACGAATTAAACGTTTTTCCGGTTCCGGATGGAGATACCGGAACAAATATGACGCTGACGATTATGTCGGCAGCGAAGGAAGTCGCTTCCCTGGAGGAATTAAATTTAGAAACGCTGGCAAAGGCAATTTCATCGGGGTCTCTGCGCGGGGCGCGCGGAAATTCCGGCGTTATTCTTTCCCAACTTTTAAGAGGCTTTACAAAGGTAATTAAATATGAGAAGGAGATTACGACAGAGCTGATCGTGGAGGCATTCCAGAAAGCAGTTGCGACGGCGTACAAGGCTGTTATGAAGCCGAAGGAGGGAACTATTCTCACCGTTGCAAAGGGCTTTGCGGAAAAAGCGTCCGAGCTGGCGTCTGAGGGTGCCGAAATGGAAGAGGTGCTTGGCGGCGCGCTCGCTCACGCGGAGGAAGTGCTGGCACAGACCCCGGAGCTGCTTCCGGTGCTGAAGGAAGCAGGTGTGGTGGATTCCGGCGGACAGGGTCTGATCCAGGTGCTCAAAGGCGCCTTCGACGCATATCTGGGCAAAGAGGTAAACTATGTTATCGAGGGGCAGGAGAAGACCTCCGGCGCCGGTGCGGAGGTTTCCGTGGAAGCCCAGGCGGAAATCAAATTCGGTTACTGTACCGAATTTATCATCCGGACCCGCAAGCCGATGGATGAGGCGGAAGAGCTTGCCTTCAAGGCTTTCCTTGAGAGCATCGGTGATTCCATCGTCGTGGTGGCGGATGAGGATATCGTAAAAGTACATGTGCACACGAACGAACCGGGCGTTGCCATCACAAAGGCGCTCACCTACGGCGAGCTGTCCCGGATGAAGATAGACAATATGCGTGAGGAGCATCAGGAAAAGCTGATCAAGGATGCTTCGAAACACGCGCAGGAGGAGGCTAAGGCGGAAAAACCGGAGAAACCGGCGATGCCGCACAAGGAAAACGGCTTTATCTCCGTGTCGATCGGTGAGGGAATCGGTGAGATTTTCAAAGGTCTCGGCGTGGACTATCTGATTGAGGGCGGTCAGACGATGAATCCGAGCACGGAGGATATGCTGAACGCTATCGACCAGGTAAACGCGGACACCATTTATATCCTGCCGAACAATAAAAATATCATTCTGGCGGCAAACCAGGCGCAGGCGCTCACAAAGGACAAGCAGATCGTCGTGATTCCGACGAGGACCGTGCCGCAGGGTATCTCCGCAATCATTAATTTTGCGCCGGACAAATCTGCGGAGGAAAACAAAGAGGCGATGACAGAGGGGCTGTCCATGATCAAAACAGGACAGATTACTTATGCTGTGCGCGATACGCATATTGACGACAAGACGATCCACGAGGGCGACATTATGGGTATCGGCGACCACTCCATCCTTGCGGTCGGCAATGACATCGCGGCTGTCACAGAGGAGACGGTCAGCCTGATGATGGACGAGGATTCCGAGCTTATCAGCGTTTACTACGGCTCGGATGTTACGGAGGAGGACGCGCAGGCGGTCGGCAAAGAGCTGAAGGAAAAGTATCCGGACTGTGAGGTCGAGGTATATTCCGGCGGACAGCCGATTTACTACTACGTGGTTTCTGTAGAGTAG
- a CDS encoding DUF2953 domain-containing protein, which produces MLHIFLTILKIPFILLGILLLLLLAAALLLLFVPIRYQASAEKTEKLSASARITWLLHLLSVSIEYREGKPQICVKICGYTVIGEKKKKTRSRKKDAGGKKALPEEDTEKTEPCVPPDDEAASPDGKTASPEEEATSPDGKTAPPEEESSSSGTSIPPEDKPVDESQDKPVDKSEEEPGNEPSSPGDEPEEGPVDEPQEEQPRAGIFGRLREFFEKIKNSFRLFLEKIRNIRQSIEKLKSRLEYYKKLWYDVHTQEALQHVKKEIRYLLRHYFPKKIEGNVLFGLDDPADTGQLLGILSILQVAAGNRIIVEADFTKPVLEGRIFLKGHIRACHMVKTVLALLLDKHVRITIKRIRRLLGSRS; this is translated from the coding sequence ATGCTACATATATTTTTGACGATACTGAAAATACCGTTTATTCTGCTGGGCATTCTGCTGCTTCTTCTGCTGGCGGCGGCACTGCTGCTTCTGTTTGTACCCATCCGCTACCAGGCGTCGGCGGAAAAAACAGAAAAGCTGTCAGCCTCCGCGCGGATTACCTGGCTGCTGCATCTTCTTTCCGTCAGCATAGAGTACCGGGAGGGAAAGCCGCAGATTTGTGTGAAAATATGCGGATACACGGTTATCGGGGAGAAGAAAAAAAAGACCCGGAGCAGGAAAAAAGATGCCGGAGGGAAAAAAGCTTTGCCAGAGGAGGACACAGAGAAAACGGAACCCTGTGTGCCGCCGGATGATGAAGCCGCATCACCGGATGGTAAAACCGCATCGCCGGAAGAGGAAGCTACATCACCGGATGGTAAAACCGCACCTCCGGAAGAGGAATCTTCATCATCTGGAACGTCTATCCCTCCGGAGGATAAACCAGTGGATGAATCGCAAGATAAACCGGTGGATAAATCGGAGGAAGAGCCTGGAAACGAACCTTCATCACCGGGAGACGAACCGGAAGAAGGACCGGTGGATGAACCGCAGGAGGAGCAGCCGCGCGCAGGTATTTTTGGCAGACTGCGGGAATTTTTTGAAAAAATAAAGAATAGCTTCCGTCTGTTTCTGGAAAAAATACGGAATATCAGGCAGAGCATCGAGAAACTGAAATCGAGACTGGAATATTATAAGAAACTATGGTACGATGTCCATACACAGGAAGCTCTGCAGCATGTAAAAAAAGAAATCCGTTATCTTCTCCGGCACTATTTCCCGAAAAAGATAGAGGGAAACGTATTGTTCGGACTGGACGACCCGGCCGATACAGGACAGCTTCTCGGTATCTTAAGCATTCTTCAGGTGGCGGCGGGAAACCGTATCATCGTGGAAGCGGACTTTACGAAGCCGGTACTGGAGGGCAGAATTTTTCTGAAAGGACATATCCGCGCATGCCATATGGTAAAAACAGTGCTGGCGCTTCTGCTGGATAAGCACGTCCGGATTACCATCAAACGTATAAGAAGGCTGCTGGGCAGCCGGTCATAA
- the rsmD gene encoding 16S rRNA (guanine(966)-N(2))-methyltransferase RsmD, which produces MRVIAGTARRLALKTVEGMDTRPTTDRIKETLFNMLNAQIPGCRFLDLFSGSGAIGIEALSRGAESAVFVEHNRRAAQCIQQNLSFTRLKDRAVLMQTDVCSALRKMEGEKPFDIIFMDPPYRQGLEREVLEMLADSSLADAQTLIITEAALDTAFDYLDGLGYSLLKYKKYKTNAHIFMKKTEGSTS; this is translated from the coding sequence ATGAGAGTGATTGCGGGGACGGCAAGACGGCTTGCGCTGAAGACGGTGGAGGGAATGGATACCCGGCCGACGACGGACCGCATTAAGGAAACACTGTTTAATATGCTGAATGCGCAGATACCGGGATGCCGTTTTCTGGATTTGTTTTCCGGAAGCGGAGCCATCGGCATCGAAGCATTAAGCCGCGGGGCAGAAAGTGCCGTTTTTGTGGAGCATAACCGGAGAGCGGCGCAGTGCATCCAGCAGAACCTGTCTTTTACCCGTCTTAAGGACCGCGCGGTGCTGATGCAGACGGATGTCTGCAGCGCGCTTCGGAAAATGGAAGGGGAAAAACCCTTCGATATTATCTTTATGGACCCGCCGTACCGGCAGGGTCTGGAGCGGGAAGTGCTGGAAATGCTGGCAGACTCTTCCCTGGCGGATGCGCAGACGCTGATTATTACAGAGGCGGCGCTGGACACGGCGTTCGACTATCTGGACGGGCTTGGCTATTCCCTGTTAAAATACAAGAAATACAAGACAAATGCGCATATTTTTATGAAAAAAACTGAGGGGAGTACATCATGA
- a CDS encoding NUDIX hydrolase, whose amino-acid sequence MIEATSCGGVVIFRGKILLLFKSYKNKYEGWVLPKGTVEVGEEYRDTALREVLEETGVKANIVKYIGKSQYSFNVPEDVVEKDVHWYLMRSESYYSKPQREEHFVDSGYYKYHEAYHLLKFANERTMLERAYDEYLSLKKANLWGTKKHY is encoded by the coding sequence ATGATTGAGGCAACGAGCTGTGGCGGTGTGGTAATATTTCGGGGCAAGATATTGCTTTTGTTCAAGAGCTATAAGAACAAATATGAGGGCTGGGTATTGCCGAAGGGGACAGTAGAGGTCGGTGAAGAGTACCGGGACACTGCGCTGCGCGAGGTTCTGGAGGAAACCGGCGTGAAGGCGAACATTGTAAAGTATATCGGGAAAAGCCAGTATTCTTTCAATGTGCCGGAGGATGTGGTGGAAAAGGATGTACACTGGTACCTGATGCGTTCGGAAAGTTATTATAGCAAACCACAGCGCGAAGAACACTTTGTGGACTCAGGGTATTACAAATACCATGAGGCATACCATCTGTTAAAATTTGCCAATGAGCGGACGATGCTGGAGCGCGCATACGACGAGTATCTATCGCTGAAAAAAGCAAATTTGTGGGGAACAAAGAAACATTATTAA
- the recG gene encoding ATP-dependent DNA helicase RecG, with the protein MNQKTPLDELKGIGEKTKLVFEKAGIRNLGDLLSYYPRTYRRFPEITDTSQVKEGREIAIYAAPERTLTVQYVKRMQIVSAVLCDKAGAIGVRWYNMPYLRNTIKPGGYHVFCGRIVQKGANLFLEQPAIYTPEQYQKLLAELQPVYVLTKGLTNQLVSKTVRQALDGMELSGDYLPEDIRRRYQLADYRNAIEEIHFPQDEQHMKIARRRLVFDEFFLFILALRQFKEQHEQAKNPYTIRRTPLTDTVIRNLGYELTGAQQRVWEDIQRDMTGEKVAARLIQGDVGSGKTILAFLAMILAAENGLQSALMVPTEVLARQHFDSMTELIEAQHLRFCPVLLTGSMTAREKRVACEKIASGEADMIIGTHALIQEKVQYKRMGLVITDEQHRFGVRQRELLGEKGAEPHTLVMSATPIPRTLAVILYGDLEISVIDELPKSRLPIKNCVVNTTYRKKAYHFIEKEIRLGHQAYIICPMVEENEQIEAEDVISYTERLREVMPEDIRIEYLHGKMKPKEKNEVMERFLCGDIQVLVSTTVVEVGVNVPNATVMMIENAERFGLAQLHQLRGRVGRGKAQSYCIMISSTDNEKTRKRLEILNHSNDGFFIASEDLKLRGPGDILGVRQSGLMEFKLADVFADAKILQNACEAADVILKHDSALQAPENAELHNKLENYLSNELKKLNL; encoded by the coding sequence ATGAATCAGAAAACGCCCCTTGATGAATTGAAGGGCATTGGCGAAAAGACAAAACTTGTATTTGAGAAGGCAGGTATCCGCAATCTTGGCGACCTGCTTTCTTATTATCCCCGCACCTACCGGCGCTTTCCGGAAATTACGGATACCTCGCAGGTAAAGGAGGGCAGGGAGATTGCCATTTATGCGGCGCCGGAGCGCACGCTTACCGTACAGTACGTAAAGCGGATGCAGATTGTGTCCGCCGTTCTGTGCGATAAGGCGGGCGCTATCGGCGTGCGCTGGTATAACATGCCATATCTGCGCAACACCATAAAGCCGGGCGGCTATCATGTATTCTGCGGCAGAATCGTGCAGAAGGGAGCAAATCTTTTCCTGGAACAGCCCGCCATTTATACGCCGGAGCAGTATCAGAAGCTTCTTGCAGAGCTGCAGCCTGTCTATGTGCTGACAAAGGGACTAACAAATCAGCTTGTCTCAAAAACAGTCCGGCAGGCGCTGGACGGCATGGAGCTTTCCGGGGATTATCTGCCGGAGGATATCCGCAGGCGCTATCAGCTTGCGGATTACAGAAACGCCATTGAGGAAATCCATTTTCCGCAGGATGAACAGCATATGAAGATTGCCAGACGGCGGCTGGTGTTTGATGAGTTTTTTCTGTTTATACTGGCGCTGCGCCAGTTCAAGGAGCAGCACGAACAGGCGAAAAATCCGTATACCATCCGGCGGACGCCGCTGACGGATACGGTTATCCGCAATCTGGGATATGAGCTCACCGGGGCGCAGCAGCGCGTCTGGGAGGATATCCAGCGCGATATGACGGGCGAGAAGGTTGCGGCGCGTCTGATTCAGGGGGACGTCGGCTCCGGAAAGACGATCCTGGCATTTCTGGCAATGATTCTGGCGGCGGAAAACGGACTGCAGAGCGCGCTGATGGTGCCGACGGAGGTGCTCGCACGCCAGCATTTTGATTCCATGACGGAGCTGATAGAAGCGCAGCATCTGCGTTTCTGTCCCGTTCTGCTCACCGGCTCCATGACCGCCAGGGAAAAGCGGGTCGCCTGTGAAAAAATAGCCTCCGGCGAGGCGGATATGATTATCGGCACCCATGCGCTGATTCAGGAAAAGGTGCAGTATAAGCGCATGGGGCTTGTCATTACGGACGAGCAGCACCGCTTCGGCGTGCGTCAGAGGGAGCTTCTGGGAGAAAAGGGTGCAGAGCCGCACACGCTCGTTATGAGCGCCACGCCGATTCCGCGCACGCTTGCCGTCATTCTGTACGGTGATCTGGAAATTTCCGTTATCGATGAGCTGCCGAAAAGCCGTCTGCCGATAAAAAACTGCGTGGTGAATACCACTTACCGGAAAAAAGCATATCATTTTATTGAAAAGGAAATCCGTCTCGGACACCAGGCATATATCATCTGTCCGATGGTGGAGGAAAATGAACAGATTGAGGCGGAGGACGTTATTTCCTATACAGAACGGCTGAGGGAGGTAATGCCGGAGGATATCCGGATAGAATATCTGCACGGAAAAATGAAGCCGAAGGAAAAAAATGAGGTGATGGAGCGTTTTCTGTGCGGGGATATCCAGGTGCTGGTATCGACGACGGTCGTGGAGGTGGGCGTCAATGTACCGAACGCGACGGTCATGATGATTGAGAACGCCGAGCGCTTCGGGCTGGCGCAGCTCCACCAGCTCCGCGGCAGAGTGGGAAGAGGAAAGGCGCAGTCGTACTGCATCATGATTTCCTCCACGGATAATGAAAAAACAAGAAAGCGCCTGGAGATTTTAAATCACTCCAACGACGGATTTTTCATCGCGTCGGAGGACTTAAAGCTGCGCGGTCCGGGCGATATCCTGGGCGTGCGTCAGAGCGGTCTGATGGAATTTAAGCTCGCGGACGTCTTTGCAGACGCTAAAATCCTGCAGAATGCCTGCGAAGCGGCAGACGTGATTTTGAAGCATGATTCGGCTCTGCAGGCACCCGAAAACGCAGAGTTGCACAATAAGCTGGAAAATTATCTGTCAAATGAGCTGAAAAAATTAAATCTGTAA
- a CDS encoding Na/Pi cotransporter family protein → MSIDDISNLFTFVGGLGMFLYGMHGMSSGIQKSAGSKMQELLGILTNNRLVAVLVGAALTAIIQSSGATTVMVIGFVNAGIMNLSQAVGIVMGANIGTCITAWIVSLGQVGDSFKALSPSLYAPLMVGIGAFLIMFAKKPKKQIYGEILIGLGLLFIGLDFMGGSAKKYMDLPIIADAFIMFGNNPLLGIAIGTIITAIMQSSSASVGVLQTLAATSGAVTTGAAIYISLGSNIGSCLTAILSSFGTSRNAKRVAAIHLIYNIIGAVVFGTLCYVFFLFFPELAHRSIDSVGISIFHTGFKVACTIMLFPFAEKLVALSGMVVKEDAGADVAADDEKTVTLRHLDRRILKSPDFAVENAVKEVVHMGEITSENLCNACKVVMSFDGELVKKIYETEKTINAMEELITEYLVEIDNLSLTVEQHDIVKNLFYSVSDIERVGDHVENIVEIIDVKEGGERVSFSQEALGEMAEIMGLVKDAFSCAINARRKISIEDAALVGKYEEKVDDMEEELRDKHIERLSKQLCNPTNGVAFLDILSNLERISDHAYNLAGYVMSEHE, encoded by the coding sequence ATGTCGATTGATGACATTTCAAATTTGTTTACCTTTGTCGGCGGACTGGGTATGTTTCTGTACGGGATGCACGGAATGTCGTCCGGTATCCAGAAGTCTGCCGGCAGCAAGATGCAGGAGCTGCTGGGAATTCTGACCAACAACCGTCTGGTTGCCGTGCTGGTCGGCGCGGCGCTGACGGCGATCATCCAGAGCAGCGGAGCTACCACAGTCATGGTGATCGGCTTTGTCAATGCCGGGATCATGAATTTAAGTCAGGCAGTCGGCATCGTTATGGGCGCCAATATCGGTACCTGCATTACGGCGTGGATTGTATCGCTCGGACAGGTAGGGGACAGCTTTAAGGCGCTCTCGCCTTCCCTTTATGCGCCTCTGATGGTCGGCATCGGAGCGTTTCTGATTATGTTTGCCAAAAAGCCGAAGAAGCAGATCTACGGGGAAATCCTCATCGGTCTCGGTCTGCTCTTTATCGGTCTTGATTTTATGGGCGGTTCGGCGAAGAAATATATGGATCTGCCGATTATCGCGGATGCCTTTATCATGTTCGGAAACAATCCGCTGCTCGGCATCGCAATCGGAACCATCATCACGGCAATCATGCAGAGCTCGTCCGCTTCGGTGGGTGTGCTCCAGACGCTTGCGGCGACAAGCGGGGCTGTCACAACGGGCGCGGCGATATACATCAGCCTCGGCTCGAATATCGGCTCCTGTCTGACTGCCATTCTCTCCAGCTTCGGCACAAGCAGAAACGCGAAGAGGGTAGCGGCGATACATCTGATTTACAACATCATCGGAGCGGTGGTATTCGGCACGCTGTGCTATGTTTTCTTTCTGTTTTTTCCGGAGCTTGCGCACCGGAGCATCGACAGTGTCGGAATTTCCATCTTCCACACCGGATTTAAGGTTGCCTGTACCATCATGCTCTTCCCGTTTGCGGAGAAGCTGGTCGCACTTTCCGGTATGGTGGTGAAAGAGGACGCGGGAGCGGATGTTGCTGCCGACGACGAGAAAACCGTTACGCTGCGTCATCTGGACCGGCGTATCTTAAAATCCCCGGATTTCGCCGTGGAAAATGCCGTCAAGGAAGTGGTGCACATGGGCGAGATTACGTCAGAAAATCTCTGCAATGCCTGTAAGGTGGTCATGAGCTTTGACGGGGAGCTTGTAAAGAAAATCTATGAGACCGAAAAGACCATCAATGCGATGGAGGAGCTGATTACAGAGTATCTGGTGGAAATTGATAATCTGTCGCTCACGGTGGAGCAGCATGATATTGTCAAGAATCTGTTTTACTCCGTCAGCGATATTGAGCGCGTGGGAGACCATGTGGAGAATATCGTGGAGATCATCGATGTGAAGGAGGGCGGCGAGCGCGTCAGCTTTTCACAGGAGGCGCTCGGTGAGATGGCGGAGATTATGGGACTGGTCAAGGATGCTTTTTCGTGCGCCATCAATGCCAGAAGAAAAATCAGCATCGAGGATGCGGCTCTGGTTGGAAAATACGAGGAAAAGGTGGACGACATGGAGGAAGAGCTGCGCGACAAGCATATCGAGCGTCTGTCAAAGCAGCTTTGCAATCCGACCAATGGCGTTGCGTTTCTGGATATTTTAAGCAACCTGGAGCGCATCAGTGACCACGCCTACAATCTTGCGGGCTATGTGATGAGCGAGCACGAGTAG
- a CDS encoding GerW family sporulation protein: MASENNFQSKVESLFKGMDGFIHSKTVVGDAITVGDTIILPLVDVSFGVAAAAFEGQESSTKQKNNGGGGMGCKMMPSAVLVIQNGTSRLVNVRNQDGLTKVLDMVPDFVNRFTSGNGFASGAGSSTASGTGSSTGSAASGADKADGSEDGSDTDN; encoded by the coding sequence ATGGCATCAGAAAACAATTTTCAGTCAAAGGTAGAATCACTGTTCAAGGGAATGGACGGCTTTATTCATTCCAAAACAGTAGTTGGCGATGCGATCACGGTGGGCGATACCATCATTCTGCCGCTGGTGGATGTATCCTTCGGCGTGGCGGCGGCTGCATTTGAAGGACAGGAGAGCAGCACCAAGCAGAAAAATAACGGCGGTGGCGGCATGGGCTGCAAGATGATGCCGAGCGCGGTGCTTGTCATCCAGAACGGCACCTCGCGTCTGGTAAATGTGCGCAACCAGGACGGTCTGACAAAGGTGCTCGATATGGTGCCGGATTTTGTGAACCGCTTTACCTCCGGAAACGGATTTGCGTCGGGCGCGGGAAGCAGCACGGCATCCGGTACGGGAAGCAGCACGGGCAGCGCAGCCTCCGGTGCGGATAAAGCAGACGGCTCTGAGGATGGCAGCGATACAGACAACTAA